The genomic region CACTTGTGACCagtatgttgataaagcttcagtTAATCACTCTAAATCTACGTGAATCTTAACTATAAAAGTAACGAGTGATGCTAGCTGGAAGCAACAGGTTGGCTAACAAACTAagttttcttcatttatttacaCTTCCGTCACCATCACTAAGTGAATGGCTTTTATTATTCCAAGTATCATTATGATAGAGGGAGTGAATATAGGCTCCTGCGTATTTAGCAGCAAAgatagccaaagcttgatcaaccGTTAGCGGAGCCTCCGCGGATGTATAAACTTCAGATAAAAAGGTACGCTAACTGTTTTTCAATCATAGCTTGAGTTGAAATTACAAGATTCACCCGTTGGTGTTCGATGTTATAAAAGACAGTCCGCCACAAAGAGCATTTCTTTCATGATCCTTCACTTTGTTTCCAAGGACCGTTGCCAGGAAGTGCAATTATAAAAACAGGAAGTTAGATATTTCTCGTagagcttcttcttcttcacgggTTAATTGTTGTTGGCAAGTATCTAAAGGGGCTTACCGCCATCTAGCGATCTGGCGTGTGAACAGCACTTATAACTTACAGTTTACAGAAAATATGTTTAGCTAAttttaaccttttgatgcataatggtcactacagtggacaagtactcaaaattgttatcattattttttgctattaagcacagctgttgaagactttactgCATTTGaggccctccatttggacttcagtaagtcaagctaacatatttcatgttccgaATGCACGCTGTCTACTGAGgtgaacatgtaataaattatttgtaaattattaaatccatccatccatccatccattgtctgaacctacttgtccatgtagggttgcggggtaagttattaaatgttacaaaaaatatttattgaaatttgtttcattcacatcaACATTTTACTCCTTGTGTTTTAGACAGAGCCACATGATTTCTGTTCGTGCTGCAGAAACAACAGCTACACCATTAATGACACGTGGAACTAATTTGTGTCACATTTTGAATTttcaagcttgaaggagttccaAGCTACAGATAGAAATGTTAAAACTGTTACAACCACCCCCGGTCTCCCCCATGTTTTATGAGTGCTCATTGTGTATTTGTGACAAATGGTTAGTTAAAATCATATGGCCACTTGACTAGCATTATCTACTTAAACTTCACATCTGCTCAGCAATAAACAATGTCTCCTCCGTGCCTGTAAACATGCAGACTCTAGTGCCAAACACGACAAACGACACCGCAAAGGTGAAAACCTGCGTATGTGGAGAAAAAAGAGCTGACGCGGACTtctatccatgtgtgtgtgtgtgtgtgtgtgtgtgtgtgtgtgtgtgtgtgtgtgtgtgtgtgtgtgtgtgtgtgtgtgtgtgtgtgtgtgtgcgcgcgcgcgcctgccctgtcttctcgatccccagtgagtcatggaggatggctgcttatactgagccaggattctctggaggtttcttcctgttaaaagggagttttcctctccactgtcgctttatgcttgcttagtatgaggactgctgtagggttaggaattatgtgtctaaccctaaccctaacatatatatatatatatatatatatatatatatatatatggatgaaAGTTAGGATGAAAATACAGAAAATTTCACTCCAAGACTGTTGTCAGTGCGGTGCTGCAACGGAAAAAAAACAGGTAGAGTCCCACTCCTCAcctgttggtggcggtaatgctccATTCACGTGTTTACCAACCACCATTAAATGCCACCAGAAGTAGAATTGGAAGCAGGAAATGGGAGTTTGCTTCAGATTGCACGATCCAAATCCTCAGTCAGAAAAGTAAAAGTCAGTTTGGCAGTGGAGAACTTTCCGATACGATCGTGACACCAACAGGTGTTCTGCTCGCCACAACAAAGACACAAACCGACATTATGTCTAGAAAGAAGCTAGCTGTTAAAGGTGAGACCGGAGAAGTCCTCACCTTCTTCTGAGTTTCATTTACCGAGAATACTTGCGTCACCATTCAGCTAGCCTGCTTGCTAGTGGTCTCGCTGTGTTTATCTCAAGACCAAAGCGGTGTCTGTGTATTACCATCTGTATACATTTAACTGTATCATCTGTATTTTAACTCTGACGTCACGCTTTCTATACCTGCCCAGGTGGGGTTCCAGCGCCCAGAATgagggaaaactccagattgatGCGCACGCACGTGAGTATAACTGGATTATTATctcagtttatttagagttttagGCTTCAGATAGAGGTTTTCTGTTAGGTGTGTGTATCTGTGAAAAGGATTGTTAACACCCTGGCTAGGCTCTGCGTCATAAGACAAGCTAAACCTCCGCAAAAACATTTGAGTGTTTCTAAAGAGGACATAGTCTGACATGTTATCTTCCTTTACAATAGTTTAATGGTCCGTACCAAACATCTTCATTAAGTttgttgcactaaatccctctcaaaaATAAAcatctcagcagttttatttttgacCGTTTCAGTACCTTGCAAAATGAGTCGTTTCAGGATGCCCACCAATCACCCGCTCAGGTTGCTATAATCTGAGAAGCTCTAAAATCTGAGTGGGGCACTGCTCCTCTGGAGCAGCTCCCTTTTACACACGAGATGTGGTTATATTctactttccccatttgtgacatcacaaacagagaAGTTTTGAAACggtttgttttaggcacataattcctggtACCAAACACCAATagaaaatggaaggatggatacTTTTCAAATTTGGAGTGTTTCTAGAGGCAGTAGAGAGCGACTTGCATGCACAAAAGGATGGAAAAGGTAGGTTTAgcataatatgtctcctttaaaacagTTGTGGGGTTGTACTTTTATAATCCAGCCTTCAAGACTTTTGTAAACACAAAATCAGACCAAGTGGCATGAAATAGGACAGCATACATCCAGTCACTGTTTTTTATAAAGTAAGCCAGATTAAAGGGCCAACAATCAGGAGacagaaaagcaaaaaaaaaaaaaaaaagacaaccaCAAACACCTGTTAGGTCTATGATCAGTTCTGCAGCACCATCATAAGGACTCCAGCCATCCCACTCAAGCTGCTGACCAGCACGACTCCAAAGTCCAACACCAGAGGGTTGTTGTTTTACCCATAAACTCTGATGAAACGTCATCTTACCGTTTAACTGTTGTGTTTGAGTTAGCAGTAACACCTTCTCCCTGAATGATTTCTGTTGTCCATCTCGTCTTTGGTTATAAAGATGCTTTTTAAGTTGCTGATCTCTTCTTCTTTCAAGGAATCATTTGTGGATTTAATGAGTGGACGCTCTTCTATGAACTCTCTCACGGATGCTCTTGCTCCTACCTTTTTAGGTGAGACTTTCTCAGATTCAGGTGTTCACATGACCCTTTGGCTGCAGACATGAGCTCTGCTTGCGGcagcaaacacacaaacaaacctcTCTCTGTTTCTGTCAGGTTTGAGTTTGCTGGGATGTTTGGAGGATGACTTTTATTCAGACGacgatgatgattttgatgatgatgattacacTGATGATGATTACTTCCATTATCCTGTTAAAAATCACTTACAACCACACCCACAGATAAGGCAAATCACTGACGAGGTAACAAACGGGGTTTGGGTTTCCTCAGAGTGAAGCATAAAAGCTGGCTTGTTGATTTTGTCTCTGATTTATTTGAAATTATGTCTTTCCGTAGGAGGCGCATCAAATTGAAAAGGGGCTGATGGAAGAAGAACGGCGGAAAAACAAAACCGAGAGGAACAAGCGTAAAAAAAAGGTTTGCATCAATGAACTTAATGCTGCGTTTGTCTTTTCTTTAACTGATGCTAATTTAACATTTAACTTCAGCGTAAAAAGGAAAAGAAACGACTTGAAAAAGAGAGCAAAGACAATTTACACGTGAGTTAAATATTTGTGGTTTGCTGTGATGCATGTGTTTCTGTTTAGCCCTAGCAGAAGGGCTAATGCGAGATCTTTATTGAGTCTTtacagaaagaagaaggaagtgaCTTAAATTCCTCAGCAGATCAGGAACAAAACGCTTTAAATGATCATCCTTCAGAATCAAGTGCATGTGACAAATTAAAAGGAGTAGCTGAGACTTCTGGGTGCAATGAGTCAAATATCACTCGAGTAACAGAAGATGCAGATGTGCCAAAGAAAGCTGAGGAGACCCAAAAGGTTTGGTGATGTGTTTCATGTATTTAGCAAATAATCCAGATGTTATTGCAGTCAAATCGTTTACATTGTAAAAAAAGATGATTTGGTCTGATCCTTTACAGGGTCTGGGTTTAAATCCTTCTCATTCATCTGCTTCTCTGAACCCTAAGGAGACGCCTTCCTCTGCTTCACTGGTCCCTAAGGAGACACCTTCCTCTGCTTCACTGGTCCCTAAGGAAACACCTAAGAAGAAGTCTAGAAGTcagaaaaacaaaagtaaaactgTTAAAGTTCAGCAGCTTGAAGAAGACAAGCCAGAAGTAGCTGAAAATCCCAAGGTTCAAGAAAAAACAAAAGATGAAAGCAATGAAAAGGTGAAAATGCCGGGATGGGTTTTTATAGATATGATGTAAATAGATGTGGAACTTTTACTGCCTGATTGTTAGAATTGATCTTTCATCAGATTAGGCCCACAGACGCTCTGTTGCTTTGAATTCATGGAATGTTTTATTGGTTTTGACTTAAAATGAGCGAGAAGCTGTTAGAAtgatttaaatgtccattttgaCAGAAAAGTGTGGATCCTGCCACAGAAGAATTTGCAAAGAGAAGCTTAGAACTGGCCGGTGAGTGCTGTCTCTTCTGTTCTGATTGTCATTTTgacataaaacaaaaataatgacaCGATTGTAAATCTGTTCCAGGTATGGGGAATCGTTTGGCTGCTTCTGGACAGTATGAGGTGGCAGTGAGGTGTTTTACCGACGCCATCAAATACAACCCAACAGAGTTTAAGTAAGAGGATCGGCCCGTTTGGACTTCTGTGTAAACACCCGTAACAGTAGTGAACGGAAATTGTGTTTGTGGTGTTTCAGGCTGTTTGGAAACCGCTCTCTCTGCTATGACAGACTTCAGCAACATGAAAATGCTCTCAGGGATGCTGACCTTGCACTTTCCATGGAGCCCAACTGGATTAAAGGTTTATTTCGGAAAGGCAAAGCTCTCTGTGGCCTCAAGGTATAACTAAAGGGTCAATATGTGGGATCTGTACGGGGAAATAATTCCAAAACGCTAATGTCTCAATCACTTTGGAAGGAAAGTTACACTGATAGAGATGTTCTTCTCAGCCGGCCAGAgggttgtttgtttttctcctttcaaaaataaaaaaacaaacgagGGACGTAGTTATTGTTTACAGTCAGTGAGTTTGTGAGAGCTAACACTGCCGTGCTGGCATTAGTAATTCAACACCGGGAAGCAAAAGCTCCAGAGttatttaaagaaccaaagccagtacacaggagcgacccagaagttatttcttgtacccctaagaagacaCACCattcttttgttttactctaacttACCTAGCTAACCATGCTAACACTGAATTTGAAGCAACTGGCTTTATAAAGGTCACAAGCTGCCGTTTAcattgaaatgtgtgtgtgtgaagtgaataatgaaacAGTTGTGGTGTTTTACTTActttaatgagttgttcagaactgcaacagcaaga from Nothobranchius furzeri strain GRZ-AD chromosome 18, NfurGRZ-RIMD1, whole genome shotgun sequence harbors:
- the LOC107391884 gene encoding hsp70-Hsp90 organising protein isoform X2; translation: MSRKKLAVKGGVPAPRMRENSRLMRTHESFVDLMSGRSSMNSLTDALAPTFLGLSLLGCLEDDFYSDDDDDFDDDDYTDDDYFHYPVKNHLQPHPQIRQITDEEAHQIEKGLMEEERRKNKTERNKRKKKRKKEKKRLEKESKDNLHKEEGSDLNSSADQEQNALNDHPSESSACDKLKGVAETSGCNESNITRVTEDADVPKKAEETQKGLGLNPSHSSASLNPKETPSSASLVPKETPSSASLVPKETPKKKSRSQKNKSKTVKVQQLEEDKPEVAENPKVQEKTKDESNEKKSVDPATEEFAKRSLELAGMGNRLAASGQYEVAVRCFTDAIKYNPTEFKLFGNRSLCYDRLQQHENALRDADLALSMEPNWIKGLFRKGKALCGLKRYYEASLIYANVLKLDSTSSEAALELKRAQTLHLMEMGFSWAQSSEALKAHTTLEDALEALFASDSHSGPEGARAIWDKTNQPVVQEKDPNDEEEEEGEWTVQHTVRSRTQQVKELDSLGQIRSKSHSPTPHSRGSFKPELFPVRVGTLASTTTYTKLHELFSRTGIVYSIKMLLEEQCALVNYTTKEDCERAIQYIDGMVLEGARLSVRYPFKAPAGSSSSDSCQHSSSQKKECFFWRTTGCTRGDCTYRHVPEHKNIDKDKFTSGLGFGSHAGDHK
- the LOC107391884 gene encoding hsp70-Hsp90 organising protein isoform X1; amino-acid sequence: MSRKKLAVKGGVPAPRMRENSRLMRTHESFVDLMSGRSSMNSLTDALAPTFLGLSLLGCLEDDFYSDDDDDFDDDDYTDDDYFHYPVKNHLQPHPQIRQITDEEAHQIEKGLMEEERRKNKTERNKRKKKRKKEKKRLEKESKDNLHKEEGSDLNSSADQEQNALNDHPSESSACDKLKGVAETSGCNESNITRVTEDADVPKKAEETQKETPSSASLVPKETPSSASLVPKETPKKKSRSQKNKSKTVKVQQLEEDKPEVAENPKVQEKTKDESNEKKSVDPATEEFAKRSLELAGMGNRLAASGQYEVAVRCFTDAIKYNPTEFKLFGNRSLCYDRLQQHENALRDADLALSMEPNWIKGLFRKGKALCGLKRYYEASLIYANVLKLDSTSSEAALELKRAQTLHLMEMGFSWAQSSEALKAHTTLEDALEALFASDSHSGPEGARAIWDKTNQPVVQEKDPNDEEEEEGEWTVQHTVRSRTQQVKELDSLGQIRSKSHSPTPHSRGSFKPELFPVRVGTLASTTTYTKLHELFSRTGIVYSIKMLLEEQCALVNYTTKEDCERAIQYIDGMVLEGARLSVRYPFKAPAGSSSSDSCQHSSSQKKECFFWRTTGCTRGDCTYRHVPEHKNIDKDKFTSGLGFGSHAGDHK